Within the Pseudoxanthomonas sp. YR558 genome, the region TTCGTCCACTACCGTCCGCTGGTCGCCATCCTCAACAATCTGGAGTACGACCACGCCGATATCTTCCCGGACGTGGCCGCGATCCAGCGCCAGTTCCACCACCTCGTGCGCACGGTGCCGCGCCGCGGTCGCCTGATCGTCAACGGCGAGGACGCGCGCTTGGCGGAGGTGCTGGCGATGGGGTGCTGGACGCCGGTCGAACGCTTCGGCTTCGACGCCTCGCTGGAATGGAGCGCGCGCTTGATCCGCGACGACGGCAGCGCATTCGCCGTGCGCCACAATGGCGTGGAGATCGGTGAAGTGCATTGGCCGATGCTGGGCCGGCACAACGTGCTCAACGGCCTAGCGGCACTGGCCGCGTGCAACGCCGTCGGCGTGGATATCGCCACGGTGCTGCCTTCGCTGGCGGCGTTCCGCAGCGTGAAGCGTCGGTTGGAAGTGATCGGCCAGCATGACGGCATCACGCTCTACGACGACTTCGCCCACCACCCCACCGCGATCCATGCGACGTTGGAAGGGTTGCGCGCACGCGTCGGCGCCGCGCGCATCGTGGTGGCGATGGAGCCGCGCAGCAATTCGATGCGCTCCGGTGCGCATGCCGATGCGCTGGCGCCCTCGCTCGACATCGCCGATGCGGTGGTGTTCCTGCACCGTCCGGAACTGGCGTGGGATGCGGCGAAGGTCGTCGCCGCCATCCGCGGCGATGCTCGTACCGTGCCGGACGCCGATGCGCTGATCGCGGCATTGCGCGAAATCGTACGCCCCGGCGACCACGTGGTCTTCATGTCGAATGGCGGGTTCGATGGTGCGCCGCGGCGGTTCCTGGCGGCGCTGGCTACCTGAGGAGCGCCTTCACGCATGTAGTCTTGGTTTCACCTCACAACCAGGCGAAATGAAAGGGGCATAGCTGCCTGTTGCAGCGCTATGGGATCGTTCACGGCGCTTGTGCATGGGGTTCGACTCCGCGGCATTGCGAGGCTTCTGGCTGCATGCGTCGGCGTACGGAATCGGCGCCCTGCTCGCTGGCCGGTTGGCTGAGGTCCCTACGTGGCAAGCAGCCGGATTCCGAATGACTAGAGTGGGCGCACGCGCGGCGATGCCGCGTCCTTCGTCCATTCCCAGGAGATGCTGCATGAACCGACTTGCCCAGGCCCTTGGACTCGCCCTCGCAACACTCGCGTGCACCGGTGCGGCGCACGCCGCCACCTACGTAGTGACCGCGAACAGCAACAGTTTCGACAACCAGCTCGCCGGCCGTATCGAGGCCGCCGGCGGCCGCATCGTGGCGCGCCTGCCGCAGATCGGCGTGGCGATCGTGGAATCCGACAACCCGGCGTTCGGCACGAATGCAGGCCGCATTCCCGCGGTGCGCTCGGCCGTCGCCGACGTCGCGATCCAGTACGACCTGCCGGCCGCGGCGGAAGAGGTCACCGCCGACTATGCGAACCCGCCCGCATCCGGCGACAACGACAGCTTCTTCGACTTCCAGTGGGGCCACGCGGCCATCGATGCAGCAGGTGCCTGGAACGCGGGTTACCGGGGGCGCGGCGCGACCGTCGCGGTGTTGGATTCCGGCGTGTACTGCGCGCACCTGGACATCATCCCCAACCTCAACACCGCCAAATCCGCATCGTTCGTGGCTGGCCAGACCTACTGCAACACCAGTGGCAGTACGCACGGCACGCACGTGATGGGCACCATCGGCGCAGCGGACAACGGCATCGGCACGATCGGCGTCGCACCCGAAGCGGAGCTGATCGCGGTGAAGGTGCTGGATCCGGTCACGGGCAGCGGCTCGTTCGCGGCCATCATCCAAGGCATTGTGCACGCCGCCGACGCCGGCGCGGACGTCATCAACATGAGCCTGGGCGTCAACGGCGGCCTGCCGGTGGGCGGCAGCGAAGTGGCGGAGCTCGTCAACGCGACCGCGCGCGCCGTGCGGTACGCCAACAAGCAGAATGCCACTGTGGTCGCGTCGGCCGGCAACGACGGTCGCGACCTGGACCATGACAGCGGCCGCGTCTGCGATACCGACGGCACGTGCACCACGGTGAACCTGCGCTCGTTCCCGGGCCAGCTGCCTGGCGTCATCACCGTCAGCGCCTTGGGTCCGTTGGCCTGGCTCAAGAATCCCACCGGCACCGACTTCGACATCCGCGCCAGCTACAGCAACTATGGACAGTCGGCGATCCATTTCGGCGCGCCGGGCGGCAACTACGATTATCCCGGCACCGAGAACTGCACGTTCAAGGGCATCGCGCGTCCGTGCTGGGTGTGGGACATGGTCTTCAGTACGACCTCGGGCACGGCGAGCTATGGCTGGTCCGCCGGCACCAGCATGGCCGCACCGCATGTTTCCGGCGTCGCGGCGCTGATCATCGGCAAGCATGGCGGCGAACTCTCGCCGGCGGCCGTGGAGCGCATCCTGCGCGCATCGGCGGACGATCTCGGCAAGCCGGGCAATGATCCGACGTTCGGTGCAGGGCGCGTGAACGCAAGCCGCGCCGTCACGCAGTGATGCGCTGAGTTCCGCGCAAGACGCGAGGGCCATGCCGGTGACGGCGTGGCCCTTCTTCTTCTGCTTCCCCGCGTGGAACATCGGCCATTAAACTGTCCGCATGCGATCACTGGAATCCCTTCCGCTGTTCCCGCTGCAGCAGGTGCTGCTGCCTGGTGCTGCTATGGACCTACGCGTCTTCGAGCGGCGCTATCTCGACCTGGTGCGGGATTGCGGCCGGTCGGGCGGCGGATTCGGTGTCTGCCTGATCCTGGAAGGAAGTGAGGTCGGTGCGCCGGCCACGCCGGCGGCCTATGGCACCGAGGCGATGATCGAGGACTTCGACATGGGGGCGGACGGTCTTCTGTCCCTGCGCGTGCGGGGACATCGTCGCTTCCACGTGCATCGCACTCGTGTGCGCGACAATGGCTTGGTGTTGGCCGATGTCGAGTGGCTGGCTGCCGATCACGATGAGGCGTTGCGACCCGAGCACGCGCTGCTGGGCACCTTGCTGCAGACCATGATGGAAAAGACCGGCACCGACATGAGCAAGCTGCCGTCGCGCATCTTCGAACATGCCGCCTGGGTCGGTTGGCGGCTCGCCCAGGTGTTGCCGATCACGCCGGAGCAGCGCGTCAGCGTGCTCCAGGAAGACGATCCCCACGCGCGCCTGCAACACCTGCTCAACTGGATCGATTGACCCGGCGCTCAGCGCGCTGCGTCGACATCGGTGGTGCAGATCCGCAGGACGGGCAGGCCGGAATCCGGATGTGGCGCGATGGCGTGATCCAGGTCCCTGGTGACCTGGCTGACCGCATCCAGCGCCGTGCGGGCTTCGCGCAGCGGCCGCCACAGGCGCACCAGGTTGAATGCGCGTTGCTGCTGCAACACCTGAGCGCTGCCGATCCACAGGGGCACATTGCCGGGCTGGAGGCGCGTATCCGCCGGCCACAGACGCAGCACGAAGACTTCGCCCGGCTGGTCGCCCGCGCGCACCATCAACAGGCTTTCTGCACGCGTGTCCAGCGTCGCGGGCAGCACGGGTTGTTCGTTGTCGGGCGAGTCGCTATCGAGCAGGTTCAGCGCTTCTTGCCAGCCCGCCTGCGACTGCTCGCGCCAGCCCTGCGCAGTGAGTGCGGCCTTCAGCGGCGCCAGCGGTCCGGCGACCTGGACGTCCAGCGGCCAGCGCTGTTCGTCGTCGAACTCGTTGCGACGCGCGGGCAGCGTCTGCCAGTCGCGCTGCCACCAGTCCTGCAGAGCCAGCGTGCGTTCGATCACCGGCGTCTGGAACTGCGCCAGCATGTGCTCCACGTTGCGCGGTGCATGCCAAAGGCCCGCGATCACGAAAGCGCCGTAGAACAGCCAGGCGATCGGTTTGATCCAGAACGAACGCACCATGCGGCGGCGGTAGGCGATGCCGAGCACCAGCAGCCACACGAGCCCGAACAGCATGCCGCCGATCACGTCGCTGAGCCAGTGCGCGCCCAGGTAGATGCGCGCAAACCCGATCAGCGCTACCACGATGCCCGACACCAGGTAGGGCCACACACGCGTGCGCCCCGGCAACTCGCGCGCGATCAGCACGGCGAAGAAGCCGAAGGTGATCGTCGACATCGTGACCGCGATCGAGGGGAAGCCGAAGCCGCTGCTGACCGAGGGCGGCTTCGGAATATCCACCGATGCGCCGAGCCATGCTGTCAGCGCCAGGCCGAACGCCAGCGCCGCCACCCAGTGGGCCGCGGCCATCCAGCGCTTGCGCCAGGCCAGGTAGGCCAGCACCAGCAGCGAGGCCGGCGCGAGCACCTGTTCGTCACCGAACGACGCGATCGCGGCGAGTGGGTAGTCCGCGAGGGGGTTGCGCAATGCGCGCATCAGGTCGTAGACCATCACGTCCATCGCCAGCGGTTCGCCGTGGCCGATGACGATCACCAGAAACGCGAACCACACCCAGACGATGGCCAGCAACAGGATCGCCAGCAGCGCCAGTGGCACGGATTCGCGACGACCCGGATCGAAGACCGCCGCGGTGTAGCGCCCCAGCACGGGATGCGCATGCGACCACGCCAGTGCGCGCGCCAGCAGCGCATCGGCGTGCGCCGCGAACCAGCGGTAGGTGTACAGCACCAGTGCCCAGGCGACCGCCAGCACGACGACCAGCAGGCCCAGCACTAGCGCCAGCCTGCCCGCGACGGCGGCGACGGCATCGTAGGCATGGCCCAGCACCCAGCCCGGCAGCAGGAAGGACACCGCCCAGGCCAAGCATGCTGCCGCGCTCGCCATGCCGTAGCGGCGCAGCGGCATCCGCGAGATGCCGGCGACCGCCGGCACGAAGGGACGGATCGGGCCGACGAAGCGCGCCACGAAGATGCTCTTCCATGCATTGCGGCGGAACAGCAGTTCGCCCCGGTCCAGCAATTGCGGGTAGCGACGGAACGGCCACACCGTACGCAACTGCTGGCCCCAGCGATGGCCGACCCAGTAACTGGTCGCATCGCCGATCAGGGCGCCCAGCATCGCGCAGGCTACGGCGTACGGGCCGGAGATTTCTCCCAGCCCGATCAGCACGCCCACCGCGAACAGCAGCGGCAGCGCCGGCACGATGGCGCCGAGGATGATCACCGCGTCGCAGAAGGCGATGGCGAAGATCACCAGCCCCGCGGCCACGGGATGCGCGCTGATCCAGGCCAGCAGGGAGTCGAACCAGGTGGAATCCATCGGCGGATTATAGGCGGCGGTCGCTGACCGGCACCCCCTCCCTTCGGACGGTAGAATGACCAGGTGGACTTGCGCTCGCCTTCCGAAATCGCTGCACTCAAGGCCGATAGCTTCGGGCGCATCTCGCTGATGCAGGGGCCGGATGGCCCATTCGTGCGCCGTGATCTCGCGCACGTGCCGCTGTGGCTCAGGCTGCCCGCCTGGTGGCTGGCGCGCCGCGAAGCGTTGGCGCTGCGCAAGGTCGCCGGCATGGCCGACGTGCCACAGCTGCGGGACTGGACCGGTCGCCGGCTCGACCGCAGCTACATGGAGGGCGCGGCGATGTACCAACGGCCGCCCCGCGGCGACCTTGCCTATTTCCGCGCCGCGCACCGGCTGCTCAAGCAGTTGCATCGCCGCGGCATCGCCCACAACGACCTGGCGAAGGAAGCGAACTGGCTGGTCCTGGAAGATGGCCGCCCGGCGATCATCGATTTCCAGCTCGCCACCCGCGGCCACCCGCGCTCGCGCTGGATGCGCCTGCTGGCGCGCCAGGACCTGCGCCATCTACTCAAGCACAAGCGCATGTACTGCGGCGCCTCGCTCACGCCTGTCGAGAAGCGCGTGCTCAAGCGCACCTCCTGGCTGCGCGATCTGTGGTTCCGCACTGGCAAGCCGGTGTATCGCTTCATCACCCGCAAGGTGTTGAAGTGGGAAGACAACGAAGGGCAGGGGCCGAAGCCGTGAGCGGATCCGCATCCACCCGATCTTTTCCTCGGAGCACGCTATGACCTCGCTGGCCGGCAAGACCCTCTTCATCACCGGCGCCTCGCGCGGCATCGGCCTGGCCATCGCGCTGCGTGCGGCGCGCGACGGCGCCAACGTGGCCATCGCCGCCAAGTCGTCGGTGCCCAATCCCAAACTGCCCGGCACCATCCACACCGCGGCCGAGGCGGTGAACGCGGCCGGTGGGCGCGGACTGGCGCTGAAGTGCGACATCCGCGAAGAGGACGAGGTGAAGGCCGCGATGGCCGCCACCGCCGATGCCTTCGGCGGCATCGACATCCTGGTCAACAACGCCAGCGCGATCTGGCTGGCCGGTGCGTTGGACACGCCGATGAAGCGCTTCGACCTGATGCAGCAGGTGAACGCGCGCGGCAGCTTCCTGTGCGCGCAGGCCGCGCTTCCTTACCTCAAGCAGGCGGCCAATCCGCATATCCTGACGCTGGCGCCGACGCCATCGCTGGATCCGAAATGGTGGGCGCCGCACACCGGCTACACGCTGGCGAAGATGGGCATGAGCTTCGTGACGCTGGGCCTGGCCGGCGAATTCGGTCCGCAGGGCATTGCCGTCAACGCATTGTGGCCGCGCACCATCATCGCCACCGACGCGCTGAACATGATCCCGGGCGTGGAAATCCCGCGCTGCCGCACGCCACAGATTGTGGCCGATGCCGCGCACGCCGTGCTGGTGCGCGAGGCGCGCGGTTTCCACGGGAACTTCCTGATTGACGAAGAGGTACTGCGCGGGACCGGCATCACCGATTTCTCGGGCTATGCCGTCGATGCCTCGCAGCCGCTGCTGCCCGACCTGTTCGTCGACCCCTGACGCACCCATCTCTCTTCTCCCCACCCGGAGCCACGATGATGTCGTCCGCCGAACTTCCTGCACGCCAGGCATTGGCCTTCATCCGCATCGCACTGGCCACGCTGCTCTTCGTCCATGGCGTGGCACGCGTGTGGGCCGACGGAGTGACGCCCTTCGGCGGTTTCCTGGAGGGACAGGGAATTCCGTTCGGGCTTGCGATCGCGTGGTTCGTCACGGCATTCGAGCTCGTCGCTGCGCCCGTATTCGCGGCAGGTCGATGGGTCACCGCCATCGCGCTGGTGTTCGCTGCGATCTATGCGTGCGGTATCTGGCTGGTGCATGCGCCGGCAGGCTGGTTCGTCGTCGGGCTGGGGCGCAACGGTGCCGAGTACAGTGTGCTGATTCTGGTCTGTCTGCTGGCCAACGCGTGGGCACACCGCCCGCGCGCCTCCCCTACGAAATGAGATCGCGATGAAATACCTGCACGCCATGATCCGCGTCCACGACCTGGACGCCACCGGCCGTTTCCTCACCGAAGGCCTGGGCCTGGCCGAAACCCGCCGCATGGAAAGCCCGCAGGGCCGCTTCACGCTGGTGTACTTCGGTGCACCGGCCAACCCCGAGGCCGAGGTCGAACTGACCTACAACTGGCCACCGGAAGACGGTGCGCCAGCCGAGGATTACGGCAGCGCACGCAACTTCGGCCACCTGGCATTCGAAGTGGACGACATCTACGCCCTCTGCACGCACTTGCAGTCGCAGGGCATCACCATCAACCGCCCGCCGCGCGACGGCCGCATGGCTTTCGTGCGCACGCCGGACCTGATCTCGATCGAGTTGCTGCAGAAGGGTGCGGCATTGCCGCCGCAGGAGCCTTGGCTTTCGATGGCGAATACGGGAAGCTGGTAAGGCATTCGAACAAGGAGCACCGCTGATGAACCTCGCCCTGATCGTGATCGACGTGCAACGTGGCCTGTTCGAGCCGGCGCCGGCCGACGCCGACGCCGTCATCGAGCGCATCAACGCGCTGTCGGCGAAGGCGAGGCAGGCAGGCGCGCCGGTGATCTTCGTGCAGCACGAGCGGGCCGACGACCTGGCACCCGAGTCCGAAGGCTGGGCGCTGCATCCTGCGCTGGCGGTGGAGCAGGGCGACCACCGCCTCCGCAAGGCCACGCCGGATTCCTTCCTGCGCACGGGCCTGGACGAAGTGCTGTCGTTCTGCGGCGTGGAGGCCGTGGTGCTCTGCGGCTACGCCACCGAATTCTGCGTGGACACCACCACGCGCAGCGCCGCGGCGCACGGCTACCACGTGCTGTTGGCGTCGGATGCGCACACGACCCACGACAAGCCGCACGCGGATGCCGGCCGGATCCGCGAACACCACAACGCCACGCTGCCGGCCATCCGCAGTTTCGGCGTCGGCATCCGCGCAGTGCCGGCCGCCGAGATCGCCTTCGCCGCCTGAGGCCCGTGCTGCGGCGCCCGCTGGCGCCGCTTCCCCGATCGGCGACAATACGCCGCCATCTCCGCTGCCGAACCGCCGCCATGAGCGCCACGACATCCGCCGACCTGCTGGCCAACGGCCAGCGCTACTACCTGCCGGTGTACCGCCCGCGCGAGGTCATCCTGGAGCGCGGCCAGGGCGCACGCGTCTGGGACAGCGAGGGCCGGGAATACTTGGACCTCTCCGCCGGCATCGCGGTCTGCGGATTGGGACACAACGACCCCGACCTGGTCGCCGCACTCACCGAACAGGCCGGCAAGCTCTGGCATACCAGCAACGTGTTCTACAGCGAGCCGCCGCTGCGCCTGGCCGAGGAACTCGTCACCGCCTCACGGTTCGCCGAGCGGGTGTTCCTGTGCAACTCCGGCGCGGAAGCCAACGAAGCGGCGATCAAGCTGGTGCGCAAGTGGGCGGCCTCGCAGGGCCGGCCCTCCGACCAGCGCGTGATCGTGACCTTCCGGGGCAGCTTCCATGGCCGCACGCTGGCCACCGTGACCGCGACCGCGCAGCCGAAATACCAGGAAGGCTACGAGCCGTTGCCCGGCGGCTTCCGCTATGTCGACTTCAACGACCTGACCCAGCTCGAGATCGCGATGTCCTGCGGCGATGTGGCCGCGGTGATGCTGGAGCCGGTACAGGGCGAGGGCGGCGTGATGCCGGCCGCGCCGAGCTTCCTCAGCGCGGTGCGCGCGCTGTGCGACCACTACGGCGCATTGCTGGTGCTGGACGAGATCCAGGCCGGCATGGGCCGTACCGGCACGTTATTCGCGCATTGGCAGGACGGCGTGGTGCCTGACATCGTCACCCTGGCGAAGGCGCTGGGCGGCGGCTTTCCGGTTGGCGCGATGCTGGCCGGCCCGAAGGTCGCGCAGGCGATGCAGTTCGGCGCGCACGGCACCACGTTCGGCGGCAATCCGCTGGCCGCGGCGGTGGCGCGCGTGGCGCTGCGCAAACTGGCATCCACGCAGATCGCCAACAACGTGGCGCGCCAGTCGGCAGCGCTGCGCAAGGGACTCGATGCGATCAACGCCGAACTCGGCTTGTTCGCGCAGGTACGCGGCCGTGGCCTGATGCTGGGCGCCGTGCTCAACACGAAGTACGCGGGCCGTGCAGGCGAAGTGCTGGATCTCGCCGCCGCACAGGGCCTGCTCATGCTGCAGGCCGGGCCTGACGTGCTGCGCTTCGTGCCGGCGCTGAACATCACCGACGAAGAAGTGGGTGAAGGACTGAAACGCCTGCACGCCGCGCTCAGGGCGTTCGCGACGGCGAGCTGAGCGATCCGGGAGCGTCCTGGCGGAGACGAAGGCGGGCGGTGCTGCCGTCCGCGTTGCCTTCGAATCGCAGGTCGATGGTGTGCCGTTCGCACAGCCGTCGCACGATCGACAGGCCGAGCCCGAAGCCGGTGCTGTCCTGGCCTTTCATGAAGGGCGCGAAATCGCCCTCGCGGACCGCGTGTCCGGGATTGCTGATGCAGAGGGTGTCGCCGTCGGCCACGATGACGACGTCGCCTTCGCGGGTGTGCGCGAACGCATTCCCGATCAGGTTGGCCAACAGCACCTGCAGCACGGGTACCGTCAGCGTGCTGGTGAGATCCGCGGGTACCTCGACCGCCACCTGTACGTGCTTGCCTTCCAGTAGGGGCGACTGCTCCACCACGACGCGCTCCAGCACCGGGAGCACACGCGTGACCGGTGTCGACGCCGTTGGCGGCGCGGGCTGTTCGCGCGCCAGCGCAAGCAGCAGGGCGACGGTTTGCTCCAGGTGCGAGGCGGACTGCCCGATATGTTCGACGCTGGCGCGCGCGTCGACACTCAGCGTCGTGTCGGCGGAAAGGCGCTCGCTGGCGGCACGGATCACGGTCAGTGGCGTGCGCAGTTCGTGGCTCGCGTCGCGGGTGAATTCGCGTTCGCGATCGATGAAGGCGCGGACGCGGGCGATCAGGTCGTCCAGGCGACGTGCGAGGAGCCCGACCTCATCGTCGGGGAAGCCGGCAGCGAAGTGCGGCGGCAGTCGCTCCGGCGTCGCTTCGCCGACGGCGTCCGCCAATCGCGAGAGTGGTGCCGTCGTCCGTCGCGCCAGCCAACCGCCGAGGAGCAGCGCAAGCGCCACGGCGATGGCGCCGGTCCAGGCCAGTAGCTGCAGCATCTCCCCACGCATCGGCCGCACCGCGAGCAGGCCGCTGACTTCGGCGACCAGCCAGGCCCGCGTGGCCGGCGCGGGTGGATCCAGCGCAAGCAGGTGGTAGTGGCGTCCGTCCGCGCCGGCGAACTCCCTTCGCGCGGGTTCCTCGCGCAACACGCGGCCGATCCCGTCGGGAAGATCATCGCGCCGCTCGACCACGCTCATGAAGCCGTTGCGCGGCGGAGACCAGCGTCCGTGCGCGGCGTAGTGATCCCGTTGCGTCGCGGCCTCGCGCTCGAGCAGCGTGTCGAACAGCTGGTCCTCGACCGTGTAGACGAAGAGCAGCGTGTAAAGACCGAACAGCGCGGCCAGGACCAGCGTGAACGCCGCGAACACCAGCATCATGCGGTTGCGTAGTCGCCGGCGTGGCACGAGCGATGCGCTCATGCGTCGGCTTCCAGCCGGAATCCCACGCCATGCACGGTTTTCAGCATCGGCGTGGCAAACGGCTTGTCCAGCGCCTGACGGAGCAGGTAGAGATGCGTGCGCAGCGGATCCGACTCCGGCGGCGCATCACCCCATAGGCGCTGGATCAATTCGCTGCGCGTCAAAGTCCGTGGCCACGCCTCGGCCAGGGCGAGCAAGATCTGGTACGCCGTCTGGTGCAGGTCGAGCGGGAGCTCGTGTCGTGTTGCCAGTGCGTGCCGACGATCGATGCGCAGCGTGCCGATCCGCACGACGTGAGTCTCGCCACTGCGGTGTCGCTGCGTGAGCGCCTGGCAGCGGGCGATCAGCTCCGCGCCCGCGAACGGCTTGACCAGATAGTCGTCGGCGCCGGCACGGAAGCCTTGCAGCTTGTCCTCCAACGCGTCGCGTGCGGTCAGCATCAGTACCGGGACGTGGCGATCGGCCTGCGCTCGCAGGCGCTCGCACAGGCGCAGGCCATCGAGTGCGGGCAAGCCCACGTCGAGCACCAGCACGTCGGGCGGCGCGTCGAGCGCCATCTGCAATCCGCTGAGGCCATCCGAAGCGAACTCGACGGTCATGCCGGCATCGGTGAAGAGGTGTTGCAACTGCACCCGCAGCGGCGCGTTGTCTTCGATCACCAGGATGCGGGTCGCAGGTGCCGTCATCGTTCAACCATCGATGCGTTGCAGGAGGGCCTTAGCTTCGGCCATGTCCGGCTTGCCCGCCAGCACCTGCTGCACCAGCGATTTCGCCTGTTCCCGTTCGCCCAGGCGGAGATGGGCCTCGGCGGCACCGAGCTTCAGCTGCGGCTGCGCCATGTAGGGCATCGCCAACTGCATCAGGGTCAGTGCATGCCGCAGGTCATCGTCGCCACCCGCCGCCTGCGCCTGGTAGTAGCCCAGCAGCCCCAGCAGGTCCACGTGGTAGCGCTCGCGATCCTGCGCCAGCGCATCCGCTGCGCCACGTACATCGCCGCTGCGGGCCCGGGCCGCGAGCGCCATCGTCAGCTCGTCGCGCCACGGCGTGCGCGCGACGGGCGTGCGGCCGGTCGCGCGCACGATGGCGTCGGCGACGCCGGGCGTGGAGTAGGGGTTCTGCCCGGTGACCAGGCGCCCGTCCACGACGACCTTCGCCATCATCAGCGGTGCTTCCTGCCACCGCACCCCGCGCCCGCGCAACGCATCCTCGAGCTGCCACGGGAACTCCTTCGCCCAGCGCTTGCCGAACACGGCTTCCTCTTCATTCGTGAAGCCGGTCATCGCCTTGCCTGCAACCAGCGATGTGCCGTCGCCGAGCTTCACGTCCACCAGCGCGGCGGGCCCATGACAGACCGCGCCGATCACAGCGCCCTGCATGTAGGCTTCGGCCAGTAGCGCCGCCAGCGCGTTGTCGCGCGGCAGATCGAACATCGCGCCCTTGCCGCCGACGACGTAAATCGCCGCGTAATCCGCCGCCTTCACCTCGCGCGTCGAACGCGTCGCCGCCAGCGTACGCATG harbors:
- a CDS encoding response regulator transcription factor yields the protein MTAPATRILVIEDNAPLRVQLQHLFTDAGMTVEFASDGLSGLQMALDAPPDVLVLDVGLPALDGLRLCERLRAQADRHVPVLMLTARDALEDKLQGFRAGADDYLVKPFAGAELIARCQALTQRHRSGETHVVRIGTLRIDRRHALATRHELPLDLHQTAYQILLALAEAWPRTLTRSELIQRLWGDAPPESDPLRTHLYLLRQALDKPFATPMLKTVHGVGFRLEADA
- a CDS encoding acetylornithine transaminase — translated: MSATTSADLLANGQRYYLPVYRPREVILERGQGARVWDSEGREYLDLSAGIAVCGLGHNDPDLVAALTEQAGKLWHTSNVFYSEPPLRLAEELVTASRFAERVFLCNSGAEANEAAIKLVRKWAASQGRPSDQRVIVTFRGSFHGRTLATVTATAQPKYQEGYEPLPGGFRYVDFNDLTQLEIAMSCGDVAAVMLEPVQGEGGVMPAAPSFLSAVRALCDHYGALLVLDEIQAGMGRTGTLFAHWQDGVVPDIVTLAKALGGGFPVGAMLAGPKVAQAMQFGAHGTTFGGNPLAAAVARVALRKLASTQIANNVARQSAALRKGLDAINAELGLFAQVRGRGLMLGAVLNTKYAGRAGEVLDLAAAQGLLMLQAGPDVLRFVPALNITDEEVGEGLKRLHAALRAFATAS
- a CDS encoding type 1 glutamine amidotransferase domain-containing protein; this translates as MPLIPNALRRLGALLCFAAAMPAHAAMPDKVLIVVSGEGRDQGETRPGYEFDELSQAWLIFKANGLKVDVASPQGGAVEADKYNAQEPFNAALLGDAEAMRTLAATRSTREVKAADYAAIYVVGGKGAMFDLPRDNALAALLAEAYMQGAVIGAVCHGPAALVDVKLGDGTSLVAGKAMTGFTNEEEAVFGKRWAKEFPWQLEDALRGRGVRWQEAPLMMAKVVVDGRLVTGQNPYSTPGVADAIVRATGRTPVARTPWRDELTMALAARARSGDVRGAADALAQDRERYHVDLLGLLGYYQAQAAGGDDDLRHALTLMQLAMPYMAQPQLKLGAAEAHLRLGEREQAKSLVQQVLAGKPDMAEAKALLQRIDG
- a CDS encoding HAMP domain-containing sensor histidine kinase produces the protein MSASLVPRRRLRNRMMLVFAAFTLVLAALFGLYTLLFVYTVEDQLFDTLLEREAATQRDHYAAHGRWSPPRNGFMSVVERRDDLPDGIGRVLREEPARREFAGADGRHYHLLALDPPAPATRAWLVAEVSGLLAVRPMRGEMLQLLAWTGAIAVALALLLGGWLARRTTAPLSRLADAVGEATPERLPPHFAAGFPDDEVGLLARRLDDLIARVRAFIDREREFTRDASHELRTPLTVIRAASERLSADTTLSVDARASVEHIGQSASHLEQTVALLLALAREQPAPPTASTPVTRVLPVLERVVVEQSPLLEGKHVQVAVEVPADLTSTLTVPVLQVLLANLIGNAFAHTREGDVVIVADGDTLCISNPGHAVREGDFAPFMKGQDSTGFGLGLSIVRRLCERHTIDLRFEGNADGSTARLRLRQDAPGSLSSPSRTP